In the genome of Lycorma delicatula isolate Av1 chromosome 8, ASM4794821v1, whole genome shotgun sequence, one region contains:
- the LOC142329371 gene encoding discoidin domain-containing receptor 2-like: MNFAIQIASGMKYLESKNLVHKDLAARNCLVGRNFIVKIADIAICNSKYSEDYSEIGGRPPAPIRWLPWESILLERYTCASSVWSYGVTVWEILGLAQQKPFLHMSNDQVIQNAENMYYGGELQVLLPKPNLCPPEVYELLCACWRRDHTQRPTFKEIYLFLKQKTFNNKSDEPQYSNCRMR; the protein is encoded by the exons ATGAATTTTGCGATACAAATTGCATCAGGAATGAAGTATTTAGAATCTAAAAATTTAGTTCACAAAGACTTAGCAGCAAG gaatTGTTTAGTTGGAAGAAATTTTATAGTGAAGATAGCAGATATAGCCATATGTAATTCTAAGTACAGTGAAGATTACAGTGAAATTGGAGGACGACCACCTGCTCCAATTAGATGGTTACCTTGGGAAAGTATTTTATTG GAACGATATACTTGTGCCAGCAGTGTATGGTCTTATGGTGTAACTGTGTGGGAAATTCTTGGACTTGCACAACAGAAGCCATTTTTACATATGTCAAATGATCAAGTCATTCAAAATGCTGAAAACATGTATTATGGTGGAGAATTAcag gttctaTTACCAAAACCTAATTTGTGTCCACCAGAGGTTTATGAACTATTATGTGCTTGTTGGCGAAGAGATCACACTCAGAGACcgacatttaaagaaatatatttgttcctaaaacaaaaaacatttaacaacaaATCTGATGAACCACAGTATTCAAA